A genome region from Planctomycetota bacterium includes the following:
- a CDS encoding SMP-30/gluconolactonase/LRE family protein — translation MKMFAVALVTMVLLGGGAALAQQLAPAAKSKAFQAGKPLGSVNEAGQFVPLTSNVKVYGSFRFAESVTYDPTRNLIVVMNAGVTEKQEPNDGYVSLLNPDGTVHTAKWIGATRDGLTLNHPLGSCIQGGTLYTADIDTVRTFDLATGQPGRAYPVPGSTFLNGIAVTKDGTIFVSNTRPPECVYKITPSGDVSSFVEGKPLALPNGVAIDQDGNVVVVNVGDNAVLTFDSNGKLVRTEHAAEGGNDGIVVLADGTKYVSSVKFGSVSKIVPGQQATIIAAGIPSAASMGYDSKQHQLIIPMNPNNAVAFIKLNR, via the coding sequence ATGAAAATGTTCGCTGTTGCACTCGTCACGATGGTGTTGTTGGGTGGTGGAGCCGCGCTTGCTCAACAGCTAGCGCCGGCGGCCAAGTCCAAGGCGTTTCAAGCGGGTAAGCCGCTGGGCTCGGTGAACGAAGCGGGGCAGTTCGTCCCGCTGACCAGCAACGTCAAGGTCTATGGCAGCTTCCGCTTTGCTGAAAGCGTCACCTACGATCCCACGCGCAACTTGATCGTGGTGATGAACGCTGGCGTGACAGAGAAGCAGGAGCCGAACGATGGCTATGTCTCGCTGTTGAACCCCGATGGCACGGTTCACACGGCCAAATGGATCGGCGCCACGCGCGACGGGCTGACGTTGAATCATCCCTTGGGTAGCTGCATCCAAGGGGGCACACTGTACACGGCCGACATCGACACCGTCCGCACGTTCGACTTGGCCACGGGCCAGCCGGGCCGCGCGTACCCGGTGCCGGGCTCCACGTTCCTCAACGGCATTGCCGTGACCAAGGATGGCACGATCTTTGTCTCGAACACGCGGCCGCCGGAGTGCGTTTACAAGATCACGCCGTCGGGCGACGTCTCGAGCTTTGTCGAAGGCAAGCCGCTGGCGCTGCCCAACGGTGTGGCGATTGACCAGGATGGCAACGTGGTGGTGGTCAACGTCGGTGACAACGCCGTGCTGACTTTCGATTCAAATGGCAAGCTCGTCCGCACCGAGCATGCCGCCGAAGGAGGGAACGACGGCATCGTCGTCCTGGCCGACGGCACCAAGTACGTCAGCAGCGTCAAGTTCGGCAGCGTCTCGAAGATTGTCCCGGGGCAGCAGGCCACGATCATCGCCGCCGGCATCCCGAGCGCCGCCTCGATGGGCTACG